In bacterium YEK0313, one genomic interval encodes:
- the sugB_4 gene encoding Trehalose transport system permease protein SugB, with protein sequence MQRSSLAGRIFRGLALTLVGLFFLFPLFWVFLMSFQSNEDILRIPPSLFFTPTLDNYRALISGEFTGAGSKLQINYLGNLWNSLVLSASAVLVSLVLGIPAAYAFARFKFRGGEDIAFTLLSFRFAPALLVLLPLKLYFQEIGLEDTYVGLVWVYQLITLPLVIWIIRGYFEDVNPDIEHAYQIDGHSWWATFRRIAVPLAGPGIAAAALLAFIFAWNNFIFALILASADKQPVTVGALAFITASGIQYGQIAAALVLSVVPTLILALFTQRYLVEGLSLGAVKG encoded by the coding sequence ATGCAGCGTTCGAGCCTGGCCGGCCGCATCTTCCGGGGACTTGCCCTGACCCTTGTCGGGCTGTTCTTCCTGTTTCCGCTGTTCTGGGTGTTCCTCATGTCGTTCCAGTCGAACGAGGACATCCTGCGCATCCCGCCGAGCCTGTTCTTCACGCCGACCCTCGACAATTATCGCGCGCTGATCTCGGGCGAATTCACCGGCGCCGGCTCCAAGCTGCAGATCAACTATCTCGGCAATCTCTGGAACAGCCTGGTGCTGTCGGCCTCGGCGGTGCTGGTCTCGCTCGTTCTCGGCATTCCCGCGGCCTATGCCTTCGCGCGCTTCAAGTTCCGCGGCGGCGAGGACATCGCCTTCACGCTGCTGTCGTTCCGCTTCGCGCCGGCGCTGCTGGTGCTGCTGCCGCTCAAGCTCTATTTCCAGGAGATCGGCCTGGAGGACACCTATGTCGGGCTCGTCTGGGTCTACCAGCTCATCACCCTGCCGCTGGTGATCTGGATCATCCGCGGCTATTTCGAGGACGTGAACCCCGATATCGAGCACGCCTATCAGATCGACGGGCATTCCTGGTGGGCGACCTTCCGGCGCATCGCCGTGCCGCTCGCCGGTCCCGGCATCGCCGCGGCGGCGCTGCTCGCCTTCATCTTCGCCTGGAACAATTTCATCTTCGCGCTGATCCTCGCTTCCGCCGACAAGCAGCCGGTGACGGTCGGCGCGCTCGCCTTCATCACCGCCTCCGGCATCCAGTACGGCCAGATCGCCGCGGCGCTGGTGCTGTCGGTGGTGCCGACGCTGATCCTTGCCCTCTTCACCCAGCGCTATCTGGTCGAGGGCCTGTCGCTCGGCGCGGTCAAGGGCTGA
- the sugA_2 gene encoding Trehalose transport system permease protein SugA, with product MTTLDLQQARPRRLVSQRLLPYLLSLPALIVCIGILVPFFTAVGYSLQRYNLSMPYARAWTWWQNYVDLFTDGAFWHTIRVSLTYAVLTVGVELVLGLAIAMLLVRRTLVNNVMSVLLILPLMTAPAIAALMWKLMTNPNFGVLSYLVSAVGFTDFRWASAPSSALFTVVLVDVWVYTPFMIILLLAGLRALPRQPFEAAELDGVPMSFVFFRITLPMLTPYIVTAALFRMLDAIQQFDIIFAMTQGGPGDTLMVFQVLAYLEAFTFTSIGRSAAMLMVLWAITYALSNIFIKHWLRLRERAHGQA from the coding sequence ATGACCACGCTCGATCTGCAACAGGCTCGGCCCCGGCGTCTCGTCTCCCAGAGGCTGCTGCCCTATCTCCTGAGCCTGCCGGCGCTCATCGTCTGCATCGGCATCCTCGTGCCGTTCTTCACCGCCGTCGGCTACTCGCTGCAGCGCTACAACCTGTCCATGCCCTATGCGCGCGCCTGGACCTGGTGGCAGAACTATGTCGACCTCTTCACCGACGGCGCCTTCTGGCACACCATCCGCGTGTCGCTGACCTATGCCGTGCTGACGGTCGGTGTCGAGCTCGTGCTCGGCCTCGCCATCGCCATGCTGCTGGTGCGCCGCACCTTGGTGAACAACGTCATGAGCGTCCTGCTGATCCTGCCGCTGATGACGGCGCCGGCGATCGCTGCCCTGATGTGGAAGCTGATGACCAATCCCAATTTCGGCGTGCTGAGCTATCTCGTCTCGGCGGTCGGCTTCACCGATTTCCGCTGGGCCTCGGCGCCGTCATCGGCGCTGTTCACCGTCGTCCTCGTCGATGTCTGGGTCTACACCCCGTTCATGATCATCCTCCTGCTGGCGGGCCTGCGCGCGCTGCCGCGCCAGCCCTTCGAAGCGGCCGAGCTCGACGGCGTTCCGATGAGCTTCGTCTTCTTCCGCATCACCCTGCCGATGCTGACCCCCTATATCGTCACCGCCGCGCTGTTCCGCATGCTCGACGCCATCCAGCAGTTCGACATCATCTTCGCCATGACCCAGGGCGGGCCGGGCGATACGCTGATGGTGTTCCAGGTGCTCGCCTATCTCGAGGCCTTCACCTTCACCTCCATCGGCCGTTCCGCGGCGATGCTGATGGTGCTCTGGGCGATCACCTATGCGCTCTCCAACATCTTCATCAAGCACTGGCTGCGCCTGCGCGAGCGCGCCCACGGCCAGGCCTGA
- a CDS encoding Bacterial extracellular solute-binding protein, whose amino-acid sequence MHSKGRQLADAFAQGRLSRRELIGGLAALGVTTAAADMIVNAALTRAMAADFDWKKHSGRTVNLLLNKHPYTDAMVANIANFKALTGMDVKYDVFPEDVYFDKVTSALSSRSTQYDVFMTGAYQTWQYGPAGWLADLNEFIRNPAVTAPGYNWDDLLPNLRAATAWSGVPGAALGGQGAKQWALPWGFELNSVAYNKRVFDTLKLDAPKNLADLREKAARIAKDGGGMYGIGVRGSRSWATIHPGYLSGFTSFGAKDFEIAGGKLKAAMNSREAKAFTREWVAMIQESGPRNWSTYTWYEVGNDLSAGASGMIYDADILGYFMNGTGKEKGNIAFTAFTPNPQASAPTPNVWIWSLGLSNFSRQKEAAWTFMQWASGTDHALFGARTMDFINPVRASVWKDEAFRKRLADNYPGYLQQYEASAPGSKIYFTPQPLFFNLTTDWAASLQKMVAKEVPVDEGLDRLAEGIDAQLKRAGLL is encoded by the coding sequence ATGCACAGCAAGGGAAGGCAACTGGCCGATGCATTCGCCCAAGGCCGCCTCAGCCGCCGCGAGCTGATCGGCGGGCTCGCCGCGCTCGGCGTCACCACCGCCGCAGCGGATATGATCGTCAATGCCGCGCTGACCAGGGCGATGGCCGCCGACTTCGACTGGAAGAAACATTCCGGCCGGACGGTCAACCTGCTCCTGAACAAGCATCCCTATACCGACGCGATGGTTGCCAACATCGCCAATTTCAAAGCGTTGACGGGCATGGACGTGAAGTACGACGTCTTTCCCGAAGACGTCTATTTCGACAAGGTGACCTCGGCCCTGTCGTCGCGCTCGACCCAGTACGACGTGTTCATGACCGGTGCCTACCAGACCTGGCAATACGGCCCCGCCGGCTGGCTCGCCGACCTCAACGAGTTCATCAGGAATCCGGCGGTGACGGCGCCCGGCTACAACTGGGACGACCTGCTGCCGAACCTGCGCGCCGCCACCGCCTGGTCGGGCGTACCGGGCGCGGCGCTCGGCGGGCAGGGCGCCAAGCAGTGGGCGCTGCCCTGGGGCTTCGAGCTCAATTCGGTCGCCTACAACAAGCGCGTCTTCGATACGCTCAAGCTCGACGCGCCCAAGAACCTCGCCGACCTGCGGGAAAAGGCCGCGCGCATCGCCAAGGACGGCGGCGGCATGTACGGCATCGGCGTGCGCGGCTCGCGCTCCTGGGCGACCATCCACCCGGGCTATCTCTCCGGCTTCACCAGTTTCGGCGCCAAGGATTTCGAGATCGCCGGCGGCAAGCTGAAGGCCGCGATGAACTCGCGCGAGGCCAAGGCCTTCACCCGCGAATGGGTGGCGATGATCCAGGAATCGGGTCCGCGCAACTGGTCGACCTATACCTGGTACGAAGTCGGCAACGACCTCTCGGCCGGCGCTTCCGGCATGATCTACGACGCCGACATCCTCGGCTACTTCATGAACGGCACGGGCAAGGAAAAGGGCAATATCGCCTTCACCGCCTTCACGCCCAACCCGCAGGCGAGCGCGCCGACGCCCAATGTCTGGATCTGGTCGCTCGGCCTGTCGAACTTCTCCCGGCAGAAGGAGGCGGCCTGGACCTTCATGCAATGGGCCAGCGGCACCGACCATGCCCTGTTCGGCGCCCGCACCATGGATTTCATCAACCCGGTGCGCGCCTCGGTCTGGAAGGACGAGGCGTTCCGCAAGCGCCTCGCCGACAACTATCCCGGCTATCTCCAGCAATACGAGGCCTCGGCACCGGGCTCGAAGATCTATTTCACGCCGCAGCCGCTGTTCTTCAACCTGACCACCGACTGGGCCGCCTCGCTGCAGAAGATGGTGGCGAAGGAGGTGCCGGTCGACGAGGGCCTCGACCGGCTGGCCGAGGGTATCGACGCCCAGCTCAAGCGGGCCGGCCTGCTCTAG
- the lsrR gene encoding Transcriptional regulator LsrR — MRLPQDPDLDLAVRCAWLSFIGGKTHEEIAERVGASRTKVTRLIQLAQRAGFVKVFIEGEAAACVATEDELIAGFGLANCTVAPDLDEAGLPLLALGAAGARVVASILERPGIDILGIGHGRTLAAAVNALPFLPRRPVKLVSLLGSLTRAAATNPYDVIYRLADRAGGTGYYMPAPFFCDSAADRDVLLGQRDLRAVIELARSASVMVVGIGSLTRDLGMIESGMISAEEQASLVAAGASGEVLGNFVDAGGRKLDLDLNNRAIGLGLDDIRGKEVIAIAGGPEKHGAIAAVLRTGAVSHLVTDERTARKLVASIQR, encoded by the coding sequence TTGCGTCTCCCGCAGGATCCCGATCTCGATCTCGCCGTGCGCTGCGCCTGGCTGTCCTTCATCGGCGGCAAGACGCACGAGGAGATCGCCGAGCGCGTCGGGGCCTCGCGGACCAAGGTCACGCGCCTGATCCAGCTCGCCCAGCGGGCCGGCTTCGTGAAGGTCTTCATCGAGGGCGAGGCCGCCGCATGCGTCGCGACCGAGGATGAGCTGATCGCCGGTTTCGGCCTCGCCAACTGCACGGTTGCCCCCGATCTCGACGAAGCCGGCCTGCCGCTGCTCGCGCTCGGCGCTGCGGGCGCGCGCGTCGTCGCCTCCATCCTGGAGCGCCCGGGCATCGACATTCTGGGCATCGGTCACGGCCGGACCCTGGCGGCTGCCGTCAACGCCCTGCCGTTCCTGCCGCGCCGGCCGGTCAAGCTCGTCTCGCTGCTCGGCAGCCTGACGCGCGCGGCGGCGACCAATCCCTATGACGTGATCTATCGCCTGGCTGACCGGGCCGGCGGCACGGGCTACTACATGCCAGCGCCCTTCTTCTGCGACTCCGCCGCCGATCGCGACGTGCTGCTCGGCCAGCGCGACCTGCGCGCGGTCATCGAGCTTGCCCGCTCGGCATCGGTCATGGTGGTCGGCATCGGCTCGCTGACGCGCGATCTCGGCATGATCGAGTCCGGCATGATCAGCGCCGAAGAGCAGGCGAGCCTGGTTGCGGCGGGGGCGAGCGGCGAGGTGCTCGGCAATTTCGTCGATGCCGGCGGCCGCAAGCTCGATCTCGACCTCAACAACCGCGCCATCGGGCTCGGCCTCGACGACATCAGGGGGAAAGAGGTGATCGCCATTGCCGGCGGTCCGGAAAAGCACGGCGCGATCGCGGCGGTGCTGCGCACCGGCGCGGTCAGCCATCTTGTCACCGACGAGCGGACGGCCCGGAAGCTCGTCGCGTCAATCCAGCGATAA
- the pbpE gene encoding Penicillin-binding protein 4*, which produces MIPDHPREVATVSPILPDEAIRAVLAERIDTHRQSHGIVVGVIAPHGRRVVAHGRMGRDDPRPVETDTLFEIGSITKPFTALLLADMVARGEVALADPLAKYLPGGVNAPIRAGRTVTLADLATHTSGLPSLPDDFAPRDIGNPYADYTLAQLYGFLSRFVPTTEIGTSFGYSNLGYGLLGQALAHRAGTGYAGLVAARIAAPLGMTSTMIAVSGEAAERFAPAHGADLAPVAHWDLPALAGAGALRSTARDLMHFIEAALGYRESRLAEAFAAMLQLRRPTGLPGAAIGLGWMIEEIEDDTLVWHNGGTGGHRSFAGYRVKAGTGVVVLSNTSAQLGIDDIGRHLLDGRLPLTPAPKPRVAMELAADRLEPHVGRYRLTPELILTVTREGARLYVQATGQPQIEIFAESPLAFFAREVDAQFVFEMDGTGRAGRLILHQGGGTAPAERLPGAV; this is translated from the coding sequence ATGATTCCGGACCATCCGCGCGAGGTCGCAACCGTTTCGCCGATCCTGCCCGACGAGGCGATCCGCGCGGTCCTCGCCGAGCGCATCGACACGCACCGGCAGAGCCATGGCATCGTCGTCGGCGTCATCGCGCCGCATGGCCGCCGCGTCGTCGCCCATGGCCGGATGGGACGCGACGATCCCCGGCCGGTCGAGACCGACACGCTGTTCGAGATCGGCTCCATCACCAAGCCCTTCACCGCGCTTCTGCTCGCCGACATGGTCGCCCGCGGCGAGGTGGCGCTCGCCGACCCGCTGGCCAAATATCTGCCTGGCGGCGTCAATGCGCCGATACGTGCCGGCCGCACCGTGACGCTTGCCGATCTCGCCACCCATACGTCCGGCCTGCCGAGCCTGCCCGACGATTTTGCGCCGCGCGACATCGGCAACCCCTATGCCGACTATACACTGGCCCAGCTCTACGGCTTTCTGTCGCGTTTCGTGCCGACCACCGAGATCGGCACGAGCTTCGGCTACTCCAATCTCGGCTACGGTCTGCTCGGGCAGGCGCTCGCGCATCGCGCCGGCACCGGCTATGCGGGGCTCGTCGCCGCCCGCATCGCGGCGCCGCTCGGCATGACCAGCACGATGATCGCGGTGTCGGGCGAGGCAGCCGAGCGGTTCGCGCCGGCCCATGGCGCCGATCTCGCGCCGGTCGCGCATTGGGACCTGCCGGCACTGGCCGGCGCCGGCGCGCTGCGCTCCACCGCGCGCGACCTCATGCACTTTATCGAGGCTGCGCTCGGCTATCGCGAAAGCCGGCTCGCCGAGGCCTTCGCGGCCATGCTGCAGCTGCGCCGCCCGACCGGCCTGCCGGGCGCCGCCATCGGCCTCGGCTGGATGATCGAGGAGATCGAGGACGACACGCTGGTCTGGCACAATGGCGGCACCGGCGGCCATCGCAGCTTCGCCGGATACCGCGTCAAGGCCGGCACCGGCGTCGTCGTTCTCTCCAACACGTCGGCCCAGCTCGGCATCGACGATATCGGCCGCCATCTGCTCGACGGCCGCCTGCCGCTCACGCCGGCGCCGAAGCCGCGCGTCGCGATGGAGCTCGCGGCCGATCGGCTCGAACCGCATGTCGGCCGCTATCGGCTCACCCCGGAGCTGATCCTCACCGTGACGCGCGAGGGCGCGCGGCTCTATGTCCAGGCAACCGGCCAGCCGCAGATCGAGATCTTCGCCGAAAGCCCGCTCGCCTTCTTCGCACGCGAGGTCGACGCGCAATTCGTGTTCGAGATGGACGGTACCGGCCGGGCAGGGCGCCTGATTCTGCACCAGGGCGGCGGGACGGCGCCGGCGGAGCGGCTGCCCGGCGCGGTCTGA
- the omp2b_3 gene encoding Porin omp2b precursor, translated as MTTKHRLLAGVASLILGSAGAHAADLPGKAAPAEYVRVCDTYGAGFFFIPGTDTCLRIGGFVRADYIVQTSPGNRLNNNPNVPGAQVLGTSYFDQNYSTAVRLTLNFDARSNTEYGLLRAFGQFSAYRGPFSGTFSSQGLVNSGAGQSPRASAISVERAFIQFAGFTAGFSASFFNFYQGDLQLSGNFAATARSTTVLAYTASFGSGFSATVSLEDTMYRRYGNGDSWYGVAGPAGTTMSSSLQRPLSGRQGMTYAGQQIPDIVANLRVDQGWGSAQVMGALHQLRDFGYAGITNVPTARAGDKMGWAVGAGLRINLDMLARGDVLWLQGVYSDGALSYAFDSQNQGGDREGMYGAGNSAAVNALNSLLRDAAVTSSTGGAPVVGNAQIRATKAWSLAAGFRHFWTPALRSAVFGSYSDINQPGGTTLNDVKYWAVGVNTIWSPVRNLDLGVEVVYHNIRARTQAGGIPVISPSNTFRGQEGAWVGVVRVQRNF; from the coding sequence ATGACAACCAAGCACAGACTGCTCGCCGGTGTGGCGAGCCTCATTCTGGGGAGCGCCGGCGCCCACGCCGCCGATCTCCCGGGCAAGGCGGCGCCTGCCGAATATGTGCGCGTCTGCGACACCTATGGCGCCGGCTTCTTCTTCATCCCGGGCACTGACACGTGCCTGCGCATCGGCGGCTTCGTGCGCGCCGACTACATCGTGCAGACCAGCCCGGGCAACCGTCTCAACAACAATCCGAACGTCCCCGGCGCGCAGGTGCTCGGCACCTCCTATTTCGACCAGAACTATTCGACGGCGGTCCGCCTGACGCTGAACTTCGACGCGCGCTCGAACACCGAATACGGCCTGTTGCGCGCCTTCGGCCAATTCTCGGCCTATCGCGGTCCGTTCAGCGGGACCTTCTCCTCGCAGGGCCTGGTCAATTCCGGCGCCGGCCAGTCGCCGCGTGCCTCGGCGATCAGCGTCGAGCGGGCCTTCATCCAGTTCGCCGGCTTTACGGCGGGCTTCTCAGCGTCCTTCTTCAACTTCTACCAGGGCGACCTGCAGCTCTCCGGCAATTTCGCCGCGACCGCGCGCTCGACCACGGTGCTCGCCTATACCGCCTCGTTCGGATCGGGCTTCTCGGCGACCGTCTCGCTGGAAGACACGATGTATCGCCGCTACGGCAATGGCGATAGCTGGTACGGCGTCGCCGGGCCGGCCGGCACGACCATGAGCTCGTCGCTGCAGCGCCCGCTGTCCGGCCGCCAGGGCATGACCTATGCCGGCCAGCAGATCCCCGACATCGTCGCCAATCTGCGCGTCGACCAGGGTTGGGGTTCGGCGCAGGTGATGGGCGCGCTGCATCAGCTCCGCGACTTCGGTTATGCCGGCATCACCAATGTCCCGACCGCGCGCGCCGGCGACAAGATGGGCTGGGCGGTTGGCGCGGGCCTGCGCATCAATCTCGACATGCTCGCCCGCGGCGACGTCTTGTGGCTGCAGGGCGTCTACTCCGACGGCGCGCTCAGCTATGCCTTCGACAGCCAGAACCAGGGTGGCGACCGCGAGGGCATGTACGGCGCGGGCAATTCGGCCGCGGTCAATGCGCTCAACTCGCTGCTACGCGATGCCGCCGTCACCAGCAGCACTGGCGGTGCGCCTGTTGTCGGCAATGCGCAGATCCGCGCCACCAAGGCCTGGTCGCTCGCCGCCGGCTTCCGCCATTTCTGGACGCCGGCGCTGCGCTCGGCGGTCTTCGGTTCCTATTCCGACATCAACCAGCCGGGTGGAACGACGCTCAACGACGTCAAATATTGGGCCGTCGGCGTGAACACGATCTGGTCGCCGGTGCGCAATCTCGATCTCGGCGTCGAGGTCGTCTACCACAATATCCGGGCGCGCACGCAGGCCGGCGGCATCCCGGTGATCTCGCCGAGCAATACCTTCCGGGGCCAGGAGGGGGCCTGGGTCGGCGTGGTGCGCGTGCAGCGCAATTTCTGA
- the omp2b_4 gene encoding Porin omp2b precursor, producing MNFKQSLLLGSATAVLAMASAQAADLPGKAAPAEYVRVCDTYGAGFFFIPGTDTCLRIGGFVRADYTMNTSPGNRVNPTTGVNYLGTSYYDQAYATSVRLTLNVDARSNTEYGLLRAFGQFSAYRGAFSNAINSQALINSGAGASPRASAINLERAFIQFAGFTAGYSASFFNFYQGDVQLGGNFAATARGTTVLAYTAAFGSGLSATVSIEDSMYRRYGNGDSWYGTVGAPGAIMGSSLQRPLSGRNGLTYAGQQIPDIVANLRIDQAWGSAQIMGALHQLRDFGYAGAVNVPTARAGDKMGWALGGGLRLNLDMLARGDVLWLQGVYADGALDYAFGVANQGGDREGIWGAGNLVGVNSLKSQLRDAVVNTALANPQIQTTKAWSLAAGFRHFWTPALRSSIFGSYSNIDQPAAALNLNDIKYWSVGVNTIWSPVRNLDLGLEVAYHNIRSRTQAGGIPIITPSNTPRGQEGAWIGTVRVQRNF from the coding sequence ATGAACTTCAAACAGAGCCTGCTTCTGGGCAGCGCAACCGCCGTGCTCGCGATGGCGAGCGCCCAGGCGGCCGACCTGCCGGGCAAGGCCGCGCCGGCCGAATATGTGCGCGTCTGCGACACCTATGGCGCCGGCTTCTTCTTCATTCCGGGCACGGATACGTGCCTCAGGATCGGCGGTTTCGTCCGCGCCGACTACACGATGAACACCTCGCCGGGCAATCGCGTCAATCCGACGACCGGCGTCAACTATCTCGGCACGTCCTACTATGATCAGGCCTATGCCACATCGGTGCGCCTGACCCTGAACGTCGATGCCCGCTCGAACACGGAATATGGCCTGCTGCGCGCCTTCGGCCAGTTCTCGGCCTATCGCGGCGCCTTCAGCAACGCCATCAATTCGCAGGCTCTGATCAATTCGGGCGCGGGCGCCTCGCCGCGCGCCTCGGCGATCAATCTGGAGCGGGCCTTCATCCAGTTCGCCGGCTTCACGGCAGGCTATTCGGCCTCGTTCTTCAACTTCTACCAGGGCGATGTGCAGTTGGGCGGCAACTTCGCGGCAACCGCGCGCGGCACCACGGTGCTCGCCTATACCGCCGCCTTCGGCTCGGGCCTGTCGGCGACCGTCTCGATCGAGGATTCGATGTACCGCCGCTACGGCAATGGCGACAGCTGGTACGGCACGGTCGGGGCGCCCGGGGCGATCATGGGCTCGTCGCTGCAGCGGCCGCTCTCCGGCCGCAACGGCCTGACCTATGCCGGCCAGCAGATCCCGGACATCGTGGCGAACCTGCGGATCGATCAGGCCTGGGGTTCGGCGCAGATCATGGGCGCGCTGCACCAGCTGCGCGACTTCGGCTATGCCGGCGCGGTCAATGTGCCGACCGCCCGGGCCGGCGACAAGATGGGCTGGGCCCTCGGCGGCGGGCTGCGTCTCAATCTTGACATGCTCGCCCGCGGCGACGTGCTCTGGCTCCAGGGCGTCTATGCCGACGGCGCGCTCGACTATGCCTTCGGCGTCGCCAACCAGGGCGGCGACCGCGAGGGCATCTGGGGAGCCGGCAATCTCGTCGGCGTCAATTCGCTGAAGAGCCAGCTGCGCGACGCGGTCGTCAACACGGCGCTCGCCAATCCGCAGATCCAGACCACCAAGGCCTGGTCGCTGGCCGCCGGCTTCCGCCACTTCTGGACCCCGGCGCTGCGCTCGTCGATCTTCGGTTCCTATTCGAACATCGACCAGCCGGCGGCCGCCCTCAATCTCAACGACATCAAGTACTGGTCGGTCGGCGTCAACACGATCTGGTCGCCGGTGCGCAACCTCGATCTCGGCCTCGAGGTCGCCTACCACAATATCCGCTCGCGCACGCAGGCCGGCGGCATCCCGATCATCACGCCGAGCAACACGCCGCGCGGCCAGGAGGGAGCCTGGATCGGCACGGTGCGCGTCCAGCGCAACTTCTGA
- the azr_2 gene encoding NADPH azoreductase, with translation MAQYKIAVIVGSLRRDSFNRRLATAIAELAPSTFSFHQVEIGDLPLYNQDDDGHQAPSVKRLKADIAGSQGLLFVTAEYNRSIPGVLKNAIDHASRPYGQSAWAGKPAGVIGASIGSIGTALSQQHLRNVLAYLDVPTMAQPEVFIQVKDGLFDDAGHIGEGSRAFLQAWMDRFADWVVRHNG, from the coding sequence ATGGCCCAGTACAAGATCGCCGTCATCGTCGGCAGCCTCCGGCGCGACTCGTTCAACCGCAGGCTCGCGACCGCGATTGCCGAACTCGCGCCGTCGACCTTCTCGTTCCACCAGGTCGAGATCGGCGACCTGCCGCTCTACAACCAGGACGACGACGGCCATCAGGCGCCTTCGGTCAAACGCCTCAAGGCCGACATTGCCGGCTCGCAGGGCCTTTTGTTCGTGACCGCCGAATATAACCGCTCGATACCCGGGGTCCTGAAGAACGCGATCGATCATGCCTCGCGGCCCTATGGCCAGAGCGCCTGGGCGGGCAAGCCGGCGGGCGTCATCGGCGCCTCGATCGGCTCGATCGGCACGGCCCTGTCGCAGCAGCATCTGCGCAACGTGCTGGCCTATCTCGACGTGCCGACCATGGCCCAGCCGGAGGTGTTCATCCAGGTCAAGGACGGCCTGTTCGACGATGCCGGCCATATCGGCGAGGGCAGCCGCGCCTTCCTGCAGGCCTGGATGGACCGGTTCGCCGACTGGGTCGTGCGCCATAACGGCTGA
- a CDS encoding Peptidase family S58, which translates to MTTRARDFGLACGLLPPGPLNAITDVAGVRVGHHTLRSGDVLTGFTAILPHAGDLFRSKVRAGVDVINGFGKSAGLVQVAELGQIETPILLGNTLAVGTGFDALVSRALAANADIGRTTGTVNPVVLECNDGWLSDIRTRALTEADAFRALDAAQAGPVAEGAVGAGTGMSAFGFKGGVGTASRIVALDGRDHVLGVLALANFGNAGDLVLPDGRRPVPPDGADRGRPERGSVILVVATDIAMETRQLTRVARRGGAGLARLGAFWGHGSGDIALAFSTAGRIDHHETDDFVTLTALNESRIDLAFRAAAEATEEAVLNAMLAAPATTGRDGHHRPSLAAALGAAPQGD; encoded by the coding sequence ATGACCACCCGCGCCCGCGACTTCGGCCTTGCCTGCGGCCTGCTGCCGCCCGGCCCGCTCAACGCCATCACCGACGTTGCGGGTGTCCGCGTCGGCCATCACACGCTGCGCTCCGGCGACGTGCTGACCGGCTTCACCGCCATCCTGCCGCATGCGGGCGACCTGTTCCGCAGCAAGGTCCGGGCCGGCGTCGACGTCATCAACGGCTTCGGCAAGAGCGCGGGACTGGTCCAGGTGGCCGAGCTCGGGCAGATCGAAACGCCGATCCTCCTCGGCAACACGCTCGCGGTCGGCACCGGCTTCGACGCGCTGGTGAGCCGTGCGCTGGCCGCCAATGCCGATATCGGCCGCACCACGGGCACGGTCAATCCGGTGGTGCTGGAATGCAATGACGGCTGGCTGTCCGACATCAGGACGCGCGCGCTCACCGAGGCCGATGCGTTCCGCGCGCTCGACGCCGCGCAGGCCGGGCCGGTCGCCGAGGGTGCCGTCGGCGCCGGCACCGGCATGAGCGCCTTCGGGTTCAAGGGCGGCGTCGGCACCGCGTCGCGGATCGTCGCGCTCGACGGCCGCGACCATGTCCTCGGCGTGCTCGCCCTGGCCAATTTCGGCAATGCCGGCGATCTCGTCCTGCCCGACGGCCGGCGGCCGGTGCCGCCGGATGGGGCGGACCGCGGCCGGCCGGAACGCGGCTCGGTCATTCTCGTCGTCGCGACCGACATCGCCATGGAGACGCGCCAGCTCACCCGCGTCGCCCGCCGCGGCGGCGCCGGCCTCGCCCGTCTCGGTGCCTTCTGGGGCCATGGCAGCGGCGACATCGCGCTCGCCTTCTCGACGGCCGGCCGGATCGATCATCACGAGACGGACGATTTCGTCACGCTGACGGCGCTCAACGAGAGCCGCATCGATCTCGCCTTCCGCGCGGCCGCCGAGGCGACCGAGGAGGCGGTGTTGAACGCCATGCTGGCGGCGCCGGCCACCACCGGCCGCGACGGCCACCACCGGCCTTCGCTCGCCGCGGCTCTCGGCGCCGCGCCGCAGGGGGATTGA